One genomic region from Methanocaldococcus fervens AG86 encodes:
- a CDS encoding DJ-1/PfpI/YhbO family deglycase/protease: protein MKKSVIAIIAIVLALTFSMCVNKEKGENMENKKVLMVIAPKDFRDEELFEPMAVFESNGFKVDVVSTTKGECVGMLGNKINVEKTIYDVNPDEYVAIVIVGGVGSKEYLWNNTKLIELVKEFYNKDKVVSAICLSPVVLAKAGVLEGKKATVYPAKEAIEELKKAGAIYEDRRVVVDGNVVTAKSPDYARLFGLEVLKAIEKSG from the coding sequence ATGAAGAAATCAGTTATAGCAATAATAGCTATAGTATTAGCTTTAACGTTCTCAATGTGTGTAAATAAAGAAAAAGGGGAAAATATGGAAAATAAAAAAGTTTTAATGGTTATCGCTCCAAAAGATTTTAGAGATGAGGAGTTATTTGAACCAATGGCGGTATTTGAATCTAACGGGTTTAAGGTTGATGTTGTCTCAACAACAAAAGGAGAATGTGTAGGGATGTTAGGAAATAAAATAAACGTTGAAAAAACCATCTACGATGTAAATCCTGATGAGTATGTGGCTATAGTTATTGTGGGAGGGGTTGGTTCAAAAGAGTATTTATGGAACAACACAAAGCTAATTGAATTGGTTAAAGAATTTTACAATAAAGATAAGGTTGTTTCCGCAATCTGTTTATCTCCGGTAGTTTTAGCGAAAGCTGGAGTATTAGAAGGAAAAAAAGCTACAGTATATCCTGCCAAAGAAGCTATAGAGGAGTTAAAAAAGGCTGGTGCAATTTATGAAGATAGAAGGGTTGTAGTTGATGGTAATGTGGTTACTGCAAAATCACCTGACTATGCAAGGTTATTTGGTTTAGAAGTGTTAAAAGCGATAGAAAAAAGTGGATAA
- a CDS encoding S16 family serine protease has protein sequence MKKILAALLITFLLNSAFAVVIKAPAVSLTDYGYVGVPVNIQINVTKGDGHVFMDTLPLTELDMQGSARIASKVAGEITGKDMGNYNVYITVRSDVPVVGGPSAGATMTIGIICELMNWSLNKDVMMTGTINPDGSVGPVGGILEKIEAAKKANCTVMLIPKGQRFVNEGDNNIDAVEFGEKLGVKVIEVGSIYEAIPHFTDKKIVIKDYPENYIVEERYKTIMKQLNDNVTKLANKKYENLSKELENSYFGYEYQKMLLSELESSKSLLEEANQEYMDGKYYSATCSAFNALIKLETIEHTLKYLKGEEDVKSYLFEVQNEINDDKKTVYSKNLTLDNFEEILAGRVRISEAEELLDNAWKSYYLGKYDEAIKYGSFAKLRGESAVWWVSLYNDNDGKIINESKLKPLAQQYLDNAETISTYVETLFPGLVANSFENDLDNAKKAYEDGDYLLAIAKSLDTCVKAEIPLVMFGDIDYLKKYSRNKINLAESLGVTPISALGYYEYAESLDDNISKIMYYKYSSYYAQMDIDVMKELNKSNKIEITEVEIVPNENEKGKEIVNAKEDNNVGVITSALIAGLVGFVGGYFARART, from the coding sequence ATGAAAAAAATTCTTGCAGCGCTTTTAATAACTTTTCTATTAAATTCTGCCTTTGCAGTTGTTATAAAAGCTCCAGCAGTGTCTTTAACAGATTATGGATATGTTGGTGTTCCAGTAAATATTCAAATAAATGTTACAAAGGGAGATGGGCACGTTTTTATGGACACTCTACCATTAACTGAATTAGATATGCAAGGTTCTGCAAGAATCGCTTCAAAGGTTGCTGGAGAGATAACTGGAAAGGATATGGGCAACTATAATGTATATATCACTGTTAGAAGTGATGTTCCAGTTGTTGGGGGGCCGTCAGCTGGAGCCACAATGACCATTGGCATTATATGTGAGTTGATGAATTGGAGTTTAAATAAGGATGTTATGATGACTGGGACCATAAACCCTGATGGTAGCGTAGGGCCAGTTGGGGGGATATTGGAAAAGATTGAAGCAGCTAAAAAAGCCAATTGTACAGTTATGTTAATTCCAAAGGGACAGAGATTTGTTAATGAAGGGGACAATAATATAGATGCAGTAGAATTTGGTGAAAAATTAGGGGTTAAAGTTATAGAGGTTGGAAGTATATATGAGGCCATTCCCCACTTCACAGACAAAAAAATTGTTATAAAGGATTATCCTGAAAATTACATTGTTGAAGAAAGATACAAAACAATTATGAAACAATTGAATGATAATGTTACAAAATTAGCTAACAAAAAATATGAAAACTTATCTAAAGAATTGGAAAATAGTTATTTTGGTTATGAATATCAAAAAATGCTTCTATCTGAACTAGAATCTTCAAAAAGTTTATTGGAAGAGGCTAATCAAGAATATATGGATGGTAAATACTACTCTGCAACATGTTCTGCATTCAACGCTTTAATTAAATTAGAAACTATCGAACACACATTAAAATACTTAAAAGGGGAGGAAGATGTTAAATCTTACTTATTTGAGGTTCAAAATGAAATTAATGATGATAAAAAAACTGTTTATTCAAAAAACTTAACTTTGGACAATTTTGAAGAGATATTGGCTGGAAGGGTTAGAATTTCTGAAGCTGAAGAGCTTTTAGATAATGCATGGAAATCTTATTATTTAGGCAAATATGATGAGGCAATAAAATACGGAAGCTTTGCAAAGCTAAGGGGAGAGAGTGCAGTCTGGTGGGTGTCCTTATATAATGATAATGACGGCAAGATAATAAATGAATCCAAATTAAAGCCATTAGCTCAGCAGTATTTAGATAATGCCGAAACAATTTCAACTTATGTAGAAACTTTATTCCCAGGTTTGGTTGCCAATAGTTTTGAAAATGATTTAGATAATGCAAAAAAAGCTTACGAGGATGGGGATTATTTATTGGCAATAGCTAAGAGTTTAGATACATGCGTAAAGGCAGAGATTCCACTTGTTATGTTTGGGGATATTGATTATTTAAAAAAATATTCAAGGAATAAAATAAATTTAGCTGAGAGCTTAGGGGTAACACCAATTTCAGCTTTAGGATATTATGAATATGCAGAGAGTTTAGATGACAACATATCAAAAATAATGTATTATAAATACAGCTCTTACTATGCTCAAATGGATATTGATGTGATGAAGGAGTTGAATAAAAGTAACAAAATTGAAATTACTGAGGTTGAGATAGTTCCAAATGAAAATGAGAAAGGTAAAGAAATTGTTAATGCTAAAGAAGATAATAATGTTGGTGTAATTACCTCTGCGTTAATTGCTGGATTAGTAGGATTTGTAGGAGGATACTTTGCAAGAGCCCGAACTTAA
- a CDS encoding 50S ribosomal protein L15e, producing the protein MGIYKYIREAWKRPKDSYVRQLLWERLQQWRREPAVVRIERPTRLDRARALGYKPKQGIIVVRVRVRRGGLRKPRPKNSKKPATLGVNKITMGKSIQRIAEERAARRYPNMEVLNSYWVGEDGKHKWYEVILVDPYHPAIKADPQLNWLCTGKHRGRAFRGLTSAGKKGRGLRNKGIGAEKVRPSIRAHGRRGK; encoded by the coding sequence ATGGGAATCTACAAGTATATAAGAGAGGCATGGAAAAGACCAAAAGACAGCTACGTTAGACAGTTATTATGGGAGAGATTACAACAATGGAGAAGAGAACCAGCTGTTGTTAGGATTGAGAGGCCAACAAGGTTAGATAGAGCAAGAGCTTTAGGATACAAACCAAAACAAGGAATTATAGTTGTTAGGGTAAGAGTTAGAAGAGGAGGTTTAAGAAAACCAAGACCAAAGAACTCAAAGAAGCCAGCTACATTAGGGGTTAACAAGATAACAATGGGTAAATCAATTCAAAGAATTGCTGAAGAGAGAGCAGCAAGAAGATATCCAAACATGGAAGTTTTAAACTCATACTGGGTTGGAGAAGATGGAAAACACAAGTGGTATGAGGTTATATTGGTAGACCCATACCACCCAGCTATTAAAGCTGATCCTCAACTCAACTGGTTATGCACTGGAAAACACAGAGGAAGAGCATTCAGAGGTTTAACATCAGCTGGTAAGAAAGGTAGAGGATTAAGAAACAAGGGTATTGGAGCTGAGAAGGTTAGACCAAGTATAAGAGCTCATGGAAGAAGAGGTAAGTAA
- a CDS encoding HAD family hydrolase yields the protein MKLAVVFDSAGTLVKIMRAIKDLKKNKFICNRQTVDIVDEKNGRALVIIKENPLKVVDKEDPEKLISDLLKEVEIGISYCNPPINKEGIYKDRKTRVKELQDPLNLLKKYEVETGYGSALIIDTHAGEVEYTIATAGCLFPEVKETIKQLKDLGVKVFIASGDRKGFIKRLAELTGVDEKYIMPEAHQEQKRDLVVNLKKEGYFTIMVGDGANDVPAMIESDLAIATLQNGNVSKKALEAADIKIYNIKEIVDVCKKVINGEIKSKWQK from the coding sequence ATGAAATTGGCAGTTGTTTTTGACAGTGCAGGAACACTTGTAAAGATAATGAGAGCTATTAAAGATTTAAAGAAAAATAAGTTTATCTGCAATAGGCAGACTGTTGATATTGTAGATGAAAAAAATGGAAGGGCTTTAGTTATTATCAAAGAAAACCCGTTGAAAGTTGTTGATAAAGAAGATCCTGAAAAATTAATATCTGATTTATTAAAAGAAGTTGAAATTGGCATCTCTTATTGCAATCCACCAATAAATAAGGAAGGAATTTACAAGGATAGAAAAACAAGAGTAAAGGAGTTGCAAGATCCATTAAACCTCCTAAAAAAGTATGAAGTAGAGACTGGATACGGCAGTGCTCTAATAATAGATACTCATGCTGGAGAGGTTGAATACACGATAGCTACTGCTGGCTGTTTGTTTCCTGAAGTTAAAGAAACTATTAAGCAGTTAAAAGATTTAGGAGTTAAGGTTTTTATCGCCTCTGGAGATAGAAAAGGATTTATAAAAAGGTTAGCTGAGCTTACTGGAGTTGATGAAAAATACATAATGCCTGAAGCTCATCAAGAGCAAAAGAGAGATCTGGTTGTAAATCTAAAAAAAGAAGGTTACTTTACAATAATGGTTGGGGATGGAGCTAATGATGTTCCGGCAATGATTGAGAGTGATTTAGCTATTGCAACATTACAAAATGGAAATGTCTCAAAGAAAGCTCTCGAAGCTGCTGATATAAAAATATATAACATAAAAGAAATAGTTGATGTTTGTAAAAAAGTGATAAATGGAGAGATTAAAAGTAAATGGCAAAAATAA
- a CDS encoding site-specific DNA-methyltransferase gives MGDATRKINGVFRLFPNHSKLIENFEKIEFITLPYILWKKPSNKPNAFLGSGFLPPNAYVTLDVEYILIFRKGKPRRFRPKDPLRYASAYSKEERDVWFSQIWEIVGDKQTHPKIERRTASFPEEIPRRLIRMFSIIGDTVLDPFLGTGTTICY, from the coding sequence ATAGGAGATGCTACAAGAAAAATTAACGGAGTTTTTAGATTATTCCCAAATCATTCCAAACTTATAGAAAACTTTGAAAAAATTGAGTTTATCACACTCCCATACATACTATGGAAAAAGCCATCAAACAAGCCAAATGCTTTTTTAGGCTCTGGATTCCTCCCACCAAATGCTTATGTAACTTTGGATGTAGAGTATATTCTAATATTTCGAAAGGGAAAACCGAGAAGGTTTAGACCAAAAGACCCGTTGAGATATGCGAGTGCATACTCTAAAGAGGAGAGAGACGTGTGGTTTTCTCAAATATGGGAGATTGTTGGAGATAAGCAAACACATCCAAAAATAGAGAGGAGAACAGCATCATTTCCTGAAGAAATTCCAAGAAGATTGATAAGAATGTTCTCCATAATTGGAGACACCGTCTTAGACCCTTTCTTAGGAACTGGAACAACAATCTGCTATTGA
- a CDS encoding MjaI family restriction endonuclease: MPPKPELPKYASQLINLANIFSQGTRPKVVGQMSELIKEFRKSGGRTFEDWKKWYLQKYPNTIDEATEKIWNMINNFKETLEQLERDDVRKWVEDLVLIKTYEGLMLQDAILKKVAEELGGNYRPATIEEESKGIDGVIIIDDKEIPVSIKSKTYIMQEKHLSEEFRGYLLFMKRRKIKLLLITLSCYFV, translated from the coding sequence TTGCCTCCAAAACCTGAATTACCAAAATATGCTTCTCAACTTATTAATCTTGCAAATATATTTTCACAAGGCACTCGTCCAAAAGTTGTTGGTCAGATGAGTGAGCTAATTAAAGAATTTAGAAAAAGTGGAGGTAGAACATTTGAAGATTGGAAGAAATGGTATCTGCAAAAATACCCCAATACAATTGATGAAGCTACTGAAAAAATTTGGAATATGATTAATAACTTTAAAGAAACCTTAGAACAGTTGGAAAGAGATGATGTAAGAAAATGGGTTGAGGATTTAGTCCTTATAAAAACTTACGAAGGTCTTATGTTGCAGGATGCTATTTTGAAAAAAGTTGCAGAGGAACTTGGTGGAAATTATCGCCCTGCTACTATAGAAGAAGAATCTAAGGGTATTGATGGAGTAATTATTATTGATGATAAAGAAATTCCTGTATCAATTAAATCTAAAACATATATTATGCAAGAAAAACACTTGTCTGAAGAATTTAGAGGATATTTATTATTTATGAAAAGAAGAAAAATAAAATTGTTGTTGATTACTCTGAGTTGTTATTTTGTTTAA
- a CDS encoding DUF504 domain-containing protein gives MLKEILNKIFWHPNYKKEDFEVVILHRGAEGNKKVIPLEDVEIEGNYLVYFDTHIPLHRILEIRNKKTGEILYKK, from the coding sequence ATGCTTAAAGAAATATTGAATAAGATTTTTTGGCATCCCAACTATAAAAAAGAAGATTTTGAAGTTGTTATATTGCATAGAGGAGCTGAAGGAAATAAAAAAGTAATTCCTTTAGAAGATGTGGAGATTGAAGGGAACTATTTGGTTTATTTTGATACCCACATCCCACTTCACAGAATATTGGAAATTAGAAACAAAAAAACTGGAGAAATTTTATATAAAAAATAA
- a CDS encoding MFS transporter, translating to MIKDNENSKKELSKNVYLLGFTSFLNDMSSEMIMPILPMLITSFGGGSLSIGLVGGLRDLISNILMVLVGYYSDKIRKRKIFVVLGYLTSSIFKLLLGLSKTWLEAVIYSSLERMGKGIRTAPRDAIISESMPKTLGKGFGIQRAFDTAGAILGSTLALLFVLYLQYSLNQIVLIAAVIGFLTILPLYFVKEKESSQKPAEISFKFGIKNLSKDLKLFILISGIFTLSNFSYMFYILRAQEFLMIMDERMAIVIPIALYILYNIFYTLFSIPFGILSDKIGRRKVLTLGYMLYGIVSLGFAYFISQKSLILLFALYGIAYASFAGNQKAYVSDLSSEDIRATALGLFYTVVGLTSLPASLIAGYLWKISPEITFLYGGVLAIISSLLLLLFLKD from the coding sequence ATGATTAAAGATAATGAAAATAGTAAAAAAGAATTGTCTAAAAACGTCTATTTATTGGGATTTACAAGTTTTTTGAATGATATGAGTAGTGAGATGATAATGCCAATTTTACCAATGCTTATTACAAGTTTTGGAGGGGGTAGCTTATCCATTGGTTTAGTTGGAGGGTTGAGGGATTTAATATCAAATATTTTAATGGTTTTAGTTGGTTATTATTCGGATAAAATAAGAAAAAGGAAGATTTTTGTAGTTTTAGGTTATTTAACATCCTCAATTTTCAAATTACTGTTAGGTTTATCAAAAACGTGGTTAGAGGCTGTTATCTATTCCTCTCTTGAAAGAATGGGAAAAGGGATAAGAACAGCTCCAAGGGATGCAATAATATCAGAAAGCATGCCAAAAACTTTAGGTAAAGGTTTTGGAATACAGAGGGCTTTTGATACGGCGGGGGCTATATTGGGCTCTACCTTAGCACTATTATTTGTGTTGTATTTACAGTATAGCCTTAACCAAATAGTTTTGATAGCTGCAGTAATAGGATTTTTAACGATTCTTCCTTTATATTTTGTTAAAGAAAAAGAATCTTCTCAAAAACCTGCTGAGATAAGTTTTAAATTTGGAATTAAAAATCTATCAAAGGATTTAAAGTTATTTATTTTAATTTCAGGAATATTTACATTGAGTAATTTCAGTTACATGTTCTATATTTTAAGAGCTCAGGAGTTTTTAATGATAATGGATGAAAGAATGGCTATTGTTATTCCAATAGCTTTATACATTTTATACAACATCTTCTATACTTTATTTTCAATTCCATTTGGAATTTTATCTGATAAAATTGGAAGAAGAAAAGTATTAACTTTGGGATATATGCTTTACGGTATAGTCTCTTTAGGATTTGCATACTTTATCTCTCAAAAAAGCTTAATATTGCTGTTTGCTTTGTATGGTATCGCTTATGCATCATTTGCTGGAAATCAAAAGGCATATGTCTCTGATTTGTCATCAGAAGATATTAGAGCAACTGCTTTAGGGCTGTTTTATACTGTAGTTGGATTAACAAGTTTGCCAGCAAGTTTAATAGCCGGCTATCTCTGGAAAATAAGCCCAGAAATAACGTTTTTGTATGGAGGAGTTTTGGCAATTATCTCAAGTTTATTATTGCTTTTGTTTTTGAAAGATTAG
- the rpsB gene encoding 30S ribosomal protein S2, protein MSEKELLVPLDTYLASGIHIGTQQKTKDMEKFIYRVRSDGLYVLDVRKTDERLRIAAKFLARYEPEDILAVSRRIYTMGPLEEFGKYTGIRTIPGRFVPGTLTNPAYKGFMEPEVVFISDPRVDRQALKEATEIGVPIVGLCDTEHLTSFIDLVIPTNNKGKKAVALIYYLLTREYLKNRGVISDDTNLPFTYEEFLEKAANPKYRVIIQPKDKRRRRRKRK, encoded by the coding sequence ATGAGTGAGAAGGAGCTGTTAGTACCATTAGATACATACTTAGCTTCAGGTATTCACATAGGGACACAGCAAAAAACAAAGGACATGGAAAAGTTTATTTACAGAGTAAGAAGTGATGGGTTATATGTTTTAGATGTTAGAAAAACTGATGAGAGATTAAGAATAGCTGCTAAATTCTTAGCAAGATATGAACCAGAGGATATATTGGCTGTTTCAAGGAGAATCTATACAATGGGACCATTAGAAGAATTTGGAAAATACACAGGAATTAGAACAATCCCAGGAAGATTTGTCCCTGGAACATTAACAAACCCTGCATACAAAGGGTTTATGGAGCCAGAAGTTGTATTTATCAGCGACCCAAGAGTTGATAGGCAGGCATTAAAAGAAGCGACAGAGATTGGAGTTCCTATCGTTGGTTTGTGCGATACAGAGCATTTAACCTCATTTATCGACTTAGTAATTCCAACAAACAACAAAGGTAAGAAGGCAGTTGCTTTAATCTACTACCTATTAACAAGAGAATACCTCAAAAACAGAGGAGTTATATCAGACGATACAAACTTACCATTCACATACGAAGAGTTCTTAGAGAAGGCTGCAAATCCAAAATACAGGGTAATCATTCAGCCAAAAGACAAGAGAAGAAGAAGGAGAAAAAGAAAATAA
- a CDS encoding Clp1/GlmU family protein, giving the protein MMMNKAYYTIEVPRDRFEVLNNLRDIEKPLKILIVGGIDSGKTTLTTFLANELLNLGFKVAIIDCDIGQKSILPPATISLAFLEENFSNLCEIKPHKSYFVGSTSPIQFFGEMITGTKLLCDYAEDKADVIIIDTTGLISNSGADLKRMKIEAVKPDIVIALQKRNELNHILKPFENKIKIFYLKVYEYAKSFNRDERREIRVEKWKQYFKNSKIYVIGFNEVFISGSRVFQGEKISEDERYLLESIFKWKVLYGSKCEGRYTIIKKDLINIPKQIDKNVLYYIEPERFNNLIVGLIDEEGFCIGLGILKSIDFENERLEILSPISEDEIKNIKEIRIGRIKVDENGEELGLLDRDLI; this is encoded by the coding sequence ATTATGATGAATAAAGCTTATTATACTATAGAAGTCCCAAGGGATAGATTTGAAGTTCTAAATAACCTTAGGGATATTGAAAAACCTCTTAAAATTTTAATCGTTGGGGGAATTGATAGTGGAAAAACCACTTTAACCACTTTTTTAGCAAATGAACTTTTAAATTTAGGATTTAAAGTGGCGATAATTGACTGCGATATTGGGCAGAAGAGTATTTTACCTCCAGCAACCATAAGCTTGGCATTTTTAGAAGAAAATTTCAGTAATTTATGTGAAATTAAACCACATAAAAGTTATTTTGTTGGTTCAACTTCCCCAATTCAATTTTTTGGAGAGATGATTACCGGAACTAAATTGCTATGTGACTATGCAGAAGATAAGGCAGATGTAATTATTATTGACACAACTGGATTAATCTCCAATTCTGGAGCTGATTTAAAGAGGATGAAAATAGAAGCTGTTAAGCCAGATATTGTGATTGCACTACAAAAAAGAAATGAACTCAACCATATATTAAAGCCATTTGAAAATAAAATTAAAATATTTTACTTAAAAGTCTATGAATATGCAAAATCATTTAACAGAGATGAGAGGAGAGAAATCAGAGTAGAAAAATGGAAACAATATTTTAAAAACTCAAAAATTTATGTTATTGGATTTAATGAGGTATTTATCAGCGGGAGTAGGGTGTTTCAAGGAGAAAAAATTTCTGAAGATGAAAGATATTTGTTAGAGTCAATTTTTAAGTGGAAAGTATTGTATGGCAGTAAGTGTGAAGGAAGATACACAATAATAAAAAAAGATTTAATCAATATCCCAAAACAGATAGATAAAAATGTGCTCTACTACATTGAACCAGAAAGATTTAACAATTTAATCGTTGGATTGATTGATGAAGAAGGCTTTTGTATTGGATTGGGAATTTTAAAATCTATTGATTTTGAAAATGAGAGGTTGGAAATTTTATCCCCAATAAGCGAGGATGAAATTAAAAACATTAAAGAGATAAGAATCGGAAGGATAAAAGTTGATGAAAATGGAGAAGAACTTGGATTGTTGGATAGGGATTTAATATAA
- a CDS encoding HVO_0476 family zinc finger protein has product MSEKIYLECENCGYEEQEVLKKKIYNKSSYYLVRCPRCGAVREIVDKVKLSQAKLIISRYDISESKIINIPEDEEYKVGDTIEVDGEEIEITKIEIPEPVKSALGRDIKVIWGKSLSIPKKLGISINDRSKTYGIYIYVPNDFEFEVDKVYRINDGFFRLKRIKTEKGMAKKAKAKDIKRLYGDVTRPTRNYVDLTEFYKVL; this is encoded by the coding sequence ATGAGTGAAAAGATATACTTGGAATGCGAGAATTGTGGCTATGAAGAGCAAGAGGTATTAAAGAAAAAGATTTATAATAAATCTTCTTATTATTTAGTTAGATGTCCAAGGTGTGGAGCTGTAAGGGAGATCGTTGATAAGGTTAAATTAAGCCAGGCAAAGCTGATTATCAGCAGATATGACATCTCAGAATCTAAAATAATCAACATCCCAGAAGATGAAGAGTATAAGGTTGGAGATACAATTGAGGTAGATGGAGAAGAGATTGAGATAACAAAAATTGAAATACCCGAACCAGTAAAATCTGCTTTGGGTAGGGATATTAAAGTTATTTGGGGGAAATCTTTATCCATACCTAAAAAATTAGGGATATCAATTAATGACAGAAGTAAAACTTATGGAATCTACATTTATGTTCCAAATGATTTTGAATTTGAAGTGGATAAAGTTTATAGAATAAATGATGGGTTCTTTAGGTTAAAGAGGATAAAAACTGAAAAAGGAATGGCTAAAAAAGCAAAGGCTAAAGATATAAAAAGATTGTATGGAGATGTAACAAGGCCTACAAGGAACTATGTTGATTTAACTGAGTTCTACAAAGTGTTATAA
- the cbiB gene encoding adenosylcobinamide-phosphate synthase CbiB: protein MLNPIILILTIIFDRIIGELPEKVHPTVWIGKLISFLENIFKSTNCKNKYRDFLFGSLNTIITIFVVGVVAFYVEKYIMLLLFPLNYLVYAFLLSTIIGYKSLFNFCKKPIEFIKNGEIENARKAVQHIVSRDASKLDKEHILSAAVESLSENITDAIIGALFYAVIFGLPGAFTYRAINTLDAMIGYKNEKYLYYGRLAARLDDVANFIPSRLAGILLIITAPVYGGSVKKAVYGFFKEGGKVPSPNSGYTMATLANALNITLEKIGYYKLGSGKIDVEKSLNAFKAVDCVVFAFIILYTIIWLIL from the coding sequence ATGCTAAATCCGATAATTTTGATTTTAACAATTATCTTTGATAGGATTATTGGAGAATTGCCAGAGAAGGTACATCCAACAGTTTGGATAGGGAAGCTGATAAGTTTTTTAGAAAATATATTCAAATCTACAAATTGTAAGAATAAGTATAGAGATTTTTTATTTGGCTCGCTAAATACAATAATTACAATATTTGTTGTAGGAGTTGTAGCTTTTTATGTTGAAAAATATATAATGCTTTTGCTATTTCCTTTGAATTATCTTGTCTACGCTTTTTTATTATCAACAATCATTGGTTATAAATCATTATTTAATTTTTGCAAAAAACCTATTGAATTTATAAAAAATGGAGAGATTGAAAATGCACGAAAGGCAGTTCAACACATTGTTAGTAGAGATGCATCAAAATTGGATAAAGAGCATATACTCTCAGCTGCTGTTGAAAGTTTATCTGAAAATATAACCGATGCCATAATAGGAGCTTTATTTTATGCAGTTATTTTTGGATTGCCTGGAGCTTTTACATATAGGGCGATAAATACATTAGATGCAATGATTGGATATAAAAATGAAAAATATTTGTATTATGGTAGATTAGCGGCGAGGTTGGATGATGTAGCTAATTTTATACCATCGAGGTTGGCAGGGATTTTGTTAATTATTACAGCCCCAGTTTATGGAGGTAGTGTTAAAAAGGCAGTATATGGATTTTTTAAAGAGGGAGGAAAAGTTCCTTCTCCAAACTCCGGCTATACGATGGCTACATTGGCAAATGCTTTAAATATAACCTTGGAAAAGATTGGATATTATAAACTTGGTAGTGGAAAAATAGACGTTGAAAAATCATTAAATGCATTTAAGGCAGTAGATTGTGTAGTTTTTGCCTTTATAATCTTATATACAATAATTTGGCTGATATTATGA
- a CDS encoding MetS family NSS transporter small subunit: MNIGAIVMFIFGATILWGGAAYFTWRAMKSKNN; this comes from the coding sequence ATGAACATTGGAGCAATTGTAATGTTCATATTCGGTGCTACAATCTTATGGGGTGGAGCAGCCTACTTCACATGGAGAGCTATGAAGAGTAAAAATAACTAA
- a CDS encoding 30S ribosomal protein S3ae, translating to MATARSARSRRKVRRVKDKWKEKVWYEIYATPEFGGVFIGYTPASDPSLVLGRVAETSLRDLTGDPTKHMHRIYFKIFGVTGNKAIAQYYGHDTTREFMKSQIRRRRSRIDAILDVTTQDGYKIRTKAMVLTAYRANTKQKSDIRKKMEEIIKTMAKEKTFPQYVQAMLFGEMAEKIKNECKKIFPIRNVIIYKSEVLSLAKKEENEGFVKEAEETAEAQE from the coding sequence ATGGCTACCGCAAGGAGTGCAAGATCAAGAAGAAAAGTAAGAAGAGTAAAAGATAAATGGAAAGAGAAAGTATGGTATGAAATCTATGCCACTCCAGAATTTGGAGGAGTATTTATCGGCTACACTCCAGCAAGTGATCCAAGCTTAGTTTTAGGAAGAGTAGCTGAGACAAGCTTAAGAGATTTGACAGGAGACCCAACAAAACACATGCATAGGATATACTTCAAAATCTTTGGAGTTACTGGAAATAAAGCAATAGCTCAATACTATGGGCATGATACAACAAGAGAATTTATGAAATCACAAATTAGGAGAAGAAGAAGTAGAATTGACGCTATCCTCGATGTAACAACCCAAGATGGTTATAAGATAAGAACAAAGGCAATGGTTTTAACTGCTTACAGAGCTAATACAAAACAAAAATCAGACATTAGAAAGAAAATGGAAGAAATTATAAAGACAATGGCTAAAGAGAAGACATTCCCACAGTATGTTCAGGCAATGTTATTTGGAGAGATGGCTGAGAAAATAAAAAATGAATGTAAAAAGATATTCCCAATTAGAAACGTTATTATCTACAAATCAGAAGTTTTATCATTAGCTAAGAAAGAAGAAAATGAAGGATTTGTAAAAGAAGCTGAAGAAACAGCTGAAGCACAAGAGTAA